Genomic window (Clarias gariepinus isolate MV-2021 ecotype Netherlands chromosome 4, CGAR_prim_01v2, whole genome shotgun sequence):
CAAGCTAAGTAAAATGAATTACTCGCCGGTTGGTGGCGGTAAAGCACCATTTTGTTGTTTGCAAACCgccaataaaaacacaaataagtaGACTGTATTTTTAACAGTGTGTTGGAATGTTAATTTACAAACGGTCTGTTCAGATGCACCGTAAATTACTGAATAAAGTTGCATTGAGAAAAATGCATGTAGTAAACCTTCTGGGTATTTCGAGTGCTGAGTGTGAGATAGCACAGAACCACACCCTGGGATTCACCACACTGGCtactctttttttctgtacatcATGTGctcagctcagtggttaaggcattggactacggttcggaagatcccaggttcaaaccccacaaccaccaagttgccactgttgggcccttgagcaaggcccttaaccctcaactggctaatgagataaaaatgtaagtcgctctgaaatGTAAGAGCCTCTGCTAAATGTCAACTAGATAATTGTGTCAGACATGATATCATGGTGTAACATAGAATAATCTGACCAGACACTTTCAGAAATAAAGGTGGTGTGATTAAAAAGGAAGTGGAAGTGCCCTCATACAAGAACATCTGATTGTCCATATAAAGAAATCTTTAACACAATTTGGAACACAAACTTTAAGCATATGTACACACATATTAGCcattaattgttatttattaatatacacaagcagtatataataaatatgaaactACACAACACATAATGGTGTAATGTTTATACTTTATTATTCAGGCTAATACTCTAAAGTACATCAATGACTTCATGCTTTGAGTTTAATTCATCTCTGAAAACCATATTAAACAGTTGCAAAATCATTAGCTATTAAGGAACATatgtacaacaaaaaaaatgacattaaattagTGTCATAAATTAAGCATCATTTCGCTAATCGGTTAGCGGGACTTGTTTGGGTGCTTCCAGTTTCCTCAGGGTTTCATCCCAATGGGTAAACTGTTTAGACAACAGAAACATCTGGCGAAGTGTTAAGGGAGTTTGTTTTAACTTTATACCATCAGAAATAATAAGCAATTTGTAACTCAGGCACTCTGATCACAAGTACTGTATGAAAACAGCTTGAATCATGCACAATGAACACTACTTTTAACATGTGACATCAACCGCGGGAGCATTAACACAAAGATCCTGGTGTAATAAAGGATACCATTTTGTTATATTCTTCAAACAGCCTTTTCACATCTGCGGATAACTCTTCATTTTTGTCCTAAAATTTagaatcagaataaaaaaaaaaacgtcatattaacaatgaaatatatatatatatatatataattatttaaatataaataattattagtgCAGAGAGCCAATCAGATTGCAACATTCAAGATTTTGCAGCTTATGTCcagaaaaatttataaatgacCTGTGTTTTACCTGCTGACTGATGTGAATTTGAGACAAACGTTGCACTTTGGTAGAAAGTTCTGGAACAGCTGTGTTAGTCAAGAAGCAAgacaaatttaaaacataaattagtGAAAGACGATTATATGTAAAGATATTGTTTCACtaatatatactttaaactgtaataattaaaatgtggcaataacaaacaaaacagcttgtatgtttattatttatcaatATATAGATTTAAGCACCACAAACCATGTGCATtgtgaaaaatgattaaaaaatgatTGTGAAGTGACACTTTAAAACGCCCATAAAAAATTACTACTACAATGTTAAAACTCCTCTTACCTTTAATATGTGGGCTATCGAGCAGAGGCTGCAGGTTATTTACCTGCTCCAGCAAGGCAGCCTGGGAGCGCAGGAAGTCCTCCTCTATAACAGGAGCAAACAAAGGCATGACTATGCATTTGTGatagtttaatatataaaagtatataaaaacagATATTAAAATATGCAGAAATATGTACATCCTTTTAAAGATGCACTTCTGCATAGTCAATTGTCTCTATAACTTTTTATGAGACAATAAATAGAATAGCAGAAACATGGACAGcatgtaataatgtaaatatcGATGGCAGCAAAAATATCTGCTTTCTGGACCTTATTTATcaactttaattatttattcagtaAGAATTTATTGATGAGTTTGATACAAATGGCAGCACTAGATTGAGCACAATACCAGGTTTAACTTGAGTTCTACCGCCACTAAAAACAACAGCACCACACAGAAACAAGATttgacaaaacaaaagaaatcacACTGACCTGCCAGGATAAATTCCAGTTTCATCGCATCTGGTACAGCAATGTGGTCTGTGAACTGTGGATCTATAAACTTCAGCAAATCTTCAACTGGAAAAACAGTGAAGGTAAACAGAATCATGTAGTGCAGCAAGTTTACGAGATCTATATCTGTCAAAAATCTGTTTCTCACTTTTCTTGTGAAGAATCTTGACTCGTTCTCTCTTGTTTGCAGTGTTGGCAAGGGCAGAATTTATCCTAGCCAAAGATTcaacacactaaaaaaaaaacaggaaatggaCATGATTACAGCCAATAACCAACACCATGAAAACCTCCCCTGGACTGTTAACACTATACACATCTGGAAGATTAGGCTATGGGGCATCTAGGCCATGTCAGACAGATATATAAGCACCATCACTGTTAAGTGGACTCCTAAACAAATCTCTTTGCTACCTTACCTTTCTGCAACCAACCATATGAGAAAACATATTTAACAAATTCTCATACATAATATAATGTACATGCTCACAATGATGCTCAAAACTATTAgtgttttacagtataaaaactAGGCGtcatggtggtttagtggttaacactgtcgccttgcacctttgGAGTGCAGGTTTGATTTCCGCCCTGGGATCTGTATGAATGAAGTTTGCATTTTCctcctgtgcttggtgtttcctccgggtgctctcgtttcctcccactgtccaatgtgtgtgtatgtacgtgtgtgccctccaatggattggcactctatcAAGGGTGcacccaagtctcctgggataagctccagccCCCCTTGTGATcttgtacacaggataaagcagtataaaagatGTAAGACTGAGTATAAAAACTGCTTTATTATATGTCTTATTTATTGTCTTTTGTGACATCTGCAATATCTGTCCCTGTGGTACTTATGAATCTTGTGTTATTACCTTGATGCTGAAGGATCTATATAGTTTGTGATTAGAGGAACAACAGGAGTGACTTCTTGACTTCTATACAATAGCTGCTGGCTAAAGTAGATAGCCAAGTGTATGCAATCTACTAAACACCTGAGCAATTGCTATATAGTTATAATGATATGTACTACAGAACATGACAAGCATTGTAACATCAGCCACACAGGGAGGCCACGCCCGCACCAACAACACGCCCAGTGAGTTAATCCAATATATTTACACCACTGTAATCAATGATTAAAGAGTATGACACCACATGCTGAAGAAACTACAGTGTTATCCTAACTACACATTTTTTCCTTCTAACGCTACACTCAGACTGGATATTTATTGCTAGCTACGGAAATGCAGCTAGCCAACGACTACTATacccaaaaaaacacaaataatcgcttaaatatttgcattttcaCCATTCCCAGTAGCACGTTACCTTAACCGGTTTATTACTTTGCCCACGTTCGCCGTACACACGCTTTTCCAGAGCTTGAAGGCGAGTATCCAACTCATCAGCGCTGTTTCCTTCCATTTTGCCTTCTGAGTATCTCCAAACCGGAAATGACGATGACGTCATTAACAATCACGCTCACGAGCCGGGTTGCCAGATCGGTT
Coding sequences:
- the dctn3 gene encoding dynactin subunit 3, which gives rise to MEGNSADELDTRLQALEKRVYGERGQSNKPVKCVESLARINSALANTANKRERVKILHKKIEDLLKFIDPQFTDHIAVPDAMKLEFILAEEDFLRSQAALLEQVNNLQPLLDSPHIKAVPELSTKVQRLSQIHISQQDKNEELSADVKRLFEEYNKMMFLLSKQFTHWDETLRKLEAPKQVPLTD